One Euphorbia lathyris chromosome 1, ddEupLath1.1, whole genome shotgun sequence DNA segment encodes these proteins:
- the LOC136224237 gene encoding dihydrofolate synthetase-like isoform X1 yields MRYLKLLRQRPDFNRGVGIVELNCGRPLNPWRLGSKHFFSNFGEDPELQDFMDYMDALKNYEKLGIPNGAGTDSDDGFDLRRMRRLMDRLGNPQSKFKAIHIAGTKGKGSTAAFLSNILRAEGYSVGSYTSPHIVTIRERMSMGKLGQPVSAKKLNCHFRLIREKLDEAILVENGGLSHFEVLTAIAFSLFAHENIDIAIIEAGLGGARDATNIISSSGLAASIITTIGKEHLMALGGTLEGIAMAKAGIIKHGRPLVLGGPFLPHIEQILRDKASLMCAPVVSASESGIKTAIKGLGSFSGRPCQLCDIIIQVRKDFQLFIELSDIKMRMIGSHQLQNAATAACAALCLRSQGWKVSDGSIKVGLENTYLLGRSQFLASKEAELLGLPGATILLDGAHTKESAKALMDTIHMTFPDAQLVLVVAMASDKDHVAFAKEFLFDKHLEAVFLTEAKIAGGKSRTTKAPLLKDYWVQASQELGVNTEQFLNSEGIDLAKEREGRIILAAMESLEASMRSANEFLRGRRSGKQSSIVVVTGSLHIVSSVLARLHEQNALDSAL; encoded by the exons ATGAGGTACCTCAAGCTTCTGCGTCAACGACCTGATTTTAATCGAGGAGTAGGCATAGTTGAATTGAATTGTGGAAGACCTCTCAATCCATGGAGGTTAGGGTCGAAACACTTCTTTTCCAATTTCGGAGAGGACCCAGAGCTCCAAGACTTCATGGATTACATGGATGCTCTCAAGAACTATGAGAAATTAGGGATACCCAATGGGGCAGGTACTGATTCCGATGACGGATTTGATCTCCGTCGAATGCGGCGGCTAATGGATCGTCTGGGTAATCCTCAGTCCAAATTCAAG GCTATACACATTGCTGGTACCAAAGGAAAAGGATCAACTGCAGCCTTTCTCTCTAACATCTTACGGGCAGAAGGATATTCTGTTGGTTCTTATACAAG TCCTCATATTGTGACTATAAGGGAACGGATGTCAATGGGAAAATTAGGCCAACCAGTATCAGCAAAGAAGTTAAATTGTCATTTTCGTCTCATTAGGGAAAAACTTGATGAGGCAATCCTAGTAGAAAATGGGGGATTGAGTCATTTTGAG GTTCTTACTGCCATAGCATTCTCCCTATTTGCTCACGAGAACATTGATATTGCAATTATTGAG GCTGGTCTTGGGGGTGCTCGAGATGCTACAAATATAATTAGTAGTTCTGGTCTAGCTGCATCAATAATAACTACTATAGGCAAGGAACATCTAATGGCATTGGGGGGCACGCTAGAAGGCATTGCTATGGCAAAGGCTGGAATAATCAAACACGGTCGTCCA TTGGTTCTAGGTGGACCCTTTCTTCCTCACATTGAGCAAATTCTTCGTGATAAAGCATCACTTATGTGTGCTCCTGTAGTATCCGCATCTGAATCTGGAATTAAAACTGCCATTAAAGGCCTTGGTTCGTTTTCTGGTAGGCCCTGCCAGTTGTGCGACATAATCATACAAGTCAGGAAAGATTTTCAGCTG TTCATTGAGCTATCTGACATAAAAATGCGCATGATTGGAAGTCACCAACTGCAAAATGCAGCTACTGCAGCATGTGCAGCGTTGTGCCTCCGCAGTCAAG GATGGAAAGTATCTGATGGATCCATTAAAGTAGGTCTGGAGAATACATACTTGCTTGGAAGAAGTCAATTCCTAGcatccaaagaagctgagttgCTAGGACTACCTGGAGCTACCATACTGCTAGACGGAG CTCACACTAAAGAGTCCGCAAAGGCTTTGATGGACACGATACATATGACATTTCCAGATGCACAGTTGGTGCTTGTAGTTGCAATGGCTAGCGACAAAGATCATGTGGCTTTTGCAAAAGAATTTCTTTTCG ATAAACACTTAGAGGCTGTCTTCCTAACAGAAGCCAAAATTGCTGGGGGAAAATCCCGAACAACTAAAGCTCCATTGTTAAAAGATTACTGGGTACAAGCTTCCCAAGAATTGGGGGTAAATACCGAACAGTTTTTGAATAGTGAAGGCATTGATCTGGCAAAGGAACGGGAAGGTAGAATCATATTGGCAGCCATGGAATCATTGGAGGCTTCCATGAGAAGTGCAAATGAGTTCCTTAGAGGAAGAAGATCAGGGAAGCAGTCAAGTATTGTTGTAGTGACTGGTTCCCTTCATATTGTGTCATCTGTGTTAGCTCGTCTCCATGAGCAGAATGCCTTGGATTCTGCCCTCTAA
- the LOC136224237 gene encoding dihydrofolate synthetase-like isoform X2, with the protein MRYLKLLRQRPDFNRGVGIVELNCGRPLNPWRLGSKHFFSNFGEDPELQDFMDYMDALKNYEKLGIPNGAGTDSDDGFDLRRMRRLMDRLGNPQSKFKAIHIAGTKGKGSTAAFLSNILRAEGYSVGSYTSPHIVTIRERMSMGKLGQPVSAKKLNCHFRLIREKLDEAILVENGGLSHFEVLTAIAFSLFAHENIDIAIIEAGLGGARDATNIISSSGLAASIITTIGKEHLMALGGTLEGIAMAKAGIIKHGRPLVLGGPFLPHIEQILRDKASLMCAPVVSASESGIKTAIKGLGSFSGRPCQLCDIIIQVRKDFQLFIELSDIKMRMIGSHQLQNAATAACAALCLRSQGLENTYLLGRSQFLASKEAELLGLPGATILLDGAHTKESAKALMDTIHMTFPDAQLVLVVAMASDKDHVAFAKEFLFDKHLEAVFLTEAKIAGGKSRTTKAPLLKDYWVQASQELGVNTEQFLNSEGIDLAKEREGRIILAAMESLEASMRSANEFLRGRRSGKQSSIVVVTGSLHIVSSVLARLHEQNALDSAL; encoded by the exons ATGAGGTACCTCAAGCTTCTGCGTCAACGACCTGATTTTAATCGAGGAGTAGGCATAGTTGAATTGAATTGTGGAAGACCTCTCAATCCATGGAGGTTAGGGTCGAAACACTTCTTTTCCAATTTCGGAGAGGACCCAGAGCTCCAAGACTTCATGGATTACATGGATGCTCTCAAGAACTATGAGAAATTAGGGATACCCAATGGGGCAGGTACTGATTCCGATGACGGATTTGATCTCCGTCGAATGCGGCGGCTAATGGATCGTCTGGGTAATCCTCAGTCCAAATTCAAG GCTATACACATTGCTGGTACCAAAGGAAAAGGATCAACTGCAGCCTTTCTCTCTAACATCTTACGGGCAGAAGGATATTCTGTTGGTTCTTATACAAG TCCTCATATTGTGACTATAAGGGAACGGATGTCAATGGGAAAATTAGGCCAACCAGTATCAGCAAAGAAGTTAAATTGTCATTTTCGTCTCATTAGGGAAAAACTTGATGAGGCAATCCTAGTAGAAAATGGGGGATTGAGTCATTTTGAG GTTCTTACTGCCATAGCATTCTCCCTATTTGCTCACGAGAACATTGATATTGCAATTATTGAG GCTGGTCTTGGGGGTGCTCGAGATGCTACAAATATAATTAGTAGTTCTGGTCTAGCTGCATCAATAATAACTACTATAGGCAAGGAACATCTAATGGCATTGGGGGGCACGCTAGAAGGCATTGCTATGGCAAAGGCTGGAATAATCAAACACGGTCGTCCA TTGGTTCTAGGTGGACCCTTTCTTCCTCACATTGAGCAAATTCTTCGTGATAAAGCATCACTTATGTGTGCTCCTGTAGTATCCGCATCTGAATCTGGAATTAAAACTGCCATTAAAGGCCTTGGTTCGTTTTCTGGTAGGCCCTGCCAGTTGTGCGACATAATCATACAAGTCAGGAAAGATTTTCAGCTG TTCATTGAGCTATCTGACATAAAAATGCGCATGATTGGAAGTCACCAACTGCAAAATGCAGCTACTGCAGCATGTGCAGCGTTGTGCCTCCGCAGTCAAG GTCTGGAGAATACATACTTGCTTGGAAGAAGTCAATTCCTAGcatccaaagaagctgagttgCTAGGACTACCTGGAGCTACCATACTGCTAGACGGAG CTCACACTAAAGAGTCCGCAAAGGCTTTGATGGACACGATACATATGACATTTCCAGATGCACAGTTGGTGCTTGTAGTTGCAATGGCTAGCGACAAAGATCATGTGGCTTTTGCAAAAGAATTTCTTTTCG ATAAACACTTAGAGGCTGTCTTCCTAACAGAAGCCAAAATTGCTGGGGGAAAATCCCGAACAACTAAAGCTCCATTGTTAAAAGATTACTGGGTACAAGCTTCCCAAGAATTGGGGGTAAATACCGAACAGTTTTTGAATAGTGAAGGCATTGATCTGGCAAAGGAACGGGAAGGTAGAATCATATTGGCAGCCATGGAATCATTGGAGGCTTCCATGAGAAGTGCAAATGAGTTCCTTAGAGGAAGAAGATCAGGGAAGCAGTCAAGTATTGTTGTAGTGACTGGTTCCCTTCATATTGTGTCATCTGTGTTAGCTCGTCTCCATGAGCAGAATGCCTTGGATTCTGCCCTCTAA